In one window of Tellurirhabdus rosea DNA:
- a CDS encoding family 78 glycoside hydrolase catalytic domain, whose product MTRLFLILLLIVNAATAQTPNATPRWATDYWQARWIIHPTTSSKAYGIYHFRKSFDLPQKPGRFVINVSGDNRYRLFVNGKPVVHGPARSDTQNWYYETVDLAPYLNAGKNTLAAQVWHLAEHAPFSQMSYGLGFIVQGDTDAEKIANTDNSWKVYQNPAYSPVINDNAKLRTYIVIGAGDRVNAAQYPWGWEQTGFDDSAWPAARAIGYPAKGRALGSDGNWHLVPRPIPLMEERPLRLTAVRRAEFGKMDNSFVQGKSPVRVPARTRAVFLLDQGYLTNAYPELTVSGGKDAVVTLSYAEALVDSKRQKGNRNEVENRQLIGFEDQFVADGSNSRTFRPLWFRTYRYLQITVETERDPLVLQDIVGQFTAYPFEEKATFASSDAGLKDIWNVGWRTARLCAGETYYDCPYYEQLQYVGDTRIQSLISLYVAGDDRLMRKALTDYEHSRFNEGLTQSRYPSADFQVIPTFSLFWVTMVHDYWMHRQDDAFVQSFLPGIAAVLDWHEKRLAPTGLNGPMEWWNFVDWAWPWTEEARIGGVPPGGKTGSAILTLQQAYTLQRAANLFYYFGKNQQAEHYNALAKRLTKAVYERCWDAGRGILADTPEKKTFSQHANILAVLTDAVPAAQQRTVLQKITTDKNLTQATFYFKFYLFQALKKTGQADQLVSLLQPWRDMLNTGLTTFAENPEPTRSDCHAWSASPNYEFLSTVCGINPGSPGFKSVLITPYLGSLQFAEGSMPHPAGTIAVRFEKAPTGALRGVVTLPGALTGTLKWNGKSVALKPGRQEITL is encoded by the coding sequence ATGACGCGTCTGTTTCTGATTTTGTTGCTGATTGTCAACGCCGCCACCGCTCAAACCCCGAATGCAACGCCCCGCTGGGCTACCGACTACTGGCAGGCCCGCTGGATCATTCACCCGACCACTTCTTCGAAAGCCTACGGCATTTATCATTTCCGGAAATCGTTCGATCTGCCGCAGAAGCCGGGGCGCTTCGTCATCAACGTCTCGGGCGATAACCGCTACCGGCTGTTTGTCAACGGCAAGCCCGTCGTGCACGGCCCCGCCCGCAGCGATACGCAGAACTGGTATTACGAAACCGTCGATCTGGCACCGTACCTGAACGCCGGCAAAAACACGCTGGCCGCGCAGGTCTGGCACCTGGCCGAACACGCCCCGTTCTCGCAGATGAGCTACGGCCTCGGCTTTATCGTGCAGGGCGATACGGACGCCGAAAAAATAGCCAATACCGATAATTCCTGGAAGGTTTACCAGAATCCGGCCTATTCGCCCGTCATCAACGACAACGCCAAACTGCGGACATACATCGTCATCGGCGCGGGCGACCGCGTCAATGCCGCCCAGTATCCCTGGGGCTGGGAGCAGACCGGCTTCGACGACTCGGCCTGGCCCGCCGCCCGGGCCATCGGCTATCCGGCCAAAGGCCGAGCCCTCGGGTCGGACGGCAACTGGCATCTGGTCCCGCGCCCGATTCCGCTCATGGAAGAACGGCCCCTGCGCCTGACGGCCGTCCGCCGCGCCGAATTCGGAAAAATGGACAATTCGTTTGTGCAGGGAAAAAGCCCCGTCCGCGTGCCGGCCCGAACCCGCGCCGTGTTTCTGCTCGATCAGGGTTATTTGACAAACGCTTATCCCGAACTGACCGTCAGCGGCGGGAAAGACGCCGTCGTGACGCTCTCCTACGCCGAAGCACTGGTGGACAGCAAGCGGCAGAAAGGCAACCGCAACGAGGTCGAGAACCGGCAACTGATTGGCTTTGAAGACCAGTTTGTGGCCGATGGCTCCAACAGCCGGACGTTCCGGCCGCTCTGGTTCCGGACCTACCGCTACCTCCAGATTACGGTCGAGACGGAGCGTGACCCGCTGGTGCTGCAGGACATTGTCGGACAGTTTACGGCCTATCCGTTCGAGGAAAAAGCCACGTTTGCCAGCAGCGACGCCGGGCTGAAAGACATCTGGAATGTCGGCTGGCGCACGGCCCGCCTCTGCGCGGGCGAAACCTACTACGACTGCCCGTATTACGAACAGTTGCAATACGTCGGCGATACCCGCATCCAGTCCCTGATTTCGCTCTACGTGGCCGGCGACGACCGGCTGATGCGCAAAGCCCTGACCGACTACGAGCACAGCCGTTTCAACGAAGGGCTGACGCAGAGCCGCTATCCCAGCGCCGATTTTCAGGTTATTCCGACGTTTTCGCTCTTCTGGGTGACGATGGTGCACGATTACTGGATGCACCGGCAGGATGATGCGTTCGTGCAGTCGTTTCTGCCGGGCATCGCCGCCGTGCTCGACTGGCACGAAAAACGGCTGGCTCCGACCGGCCTGAACGGCCCGATGGAATGGTGGAATTTTGTGGACTGGGCCTGGCCGTGGACCGAGGAGGCACGCATCGGCGGCGTTCCGCCGGGGGGCAAAACCGGCTCGGCCATCCTGACGCTGCAGCAGGCGTATACCCTCCAGCGGGCGGCGAATCTGTTTTATTATTTCGGAAAAAACCAACAGGCTGAACATTACAACGCCCTGGCCAAACGCCTGACCAAAGCCGTCTACGAACGCTGCTGGGATGCTGGTCGCGGCATCCTGGCCGATACGCCGGAAAAAAAGACCTTCAGCCAGCACGCCAACATCCTGGCCGTCCTGACCGATGCCGTTCCCGCCGCCCAGCAACGCACCGTGCTGCAAAAGATCACGACGGATAAAAATCTGACCCAGGCGACGTTTTACTTTAAATTTTACCTGTTTCAGGCGTTGAAAAAAACCGGACAGGCCGACCAGTTGGTATCTCTGCTGCAACCGTGGCGCGATATGCTGAACACGGGTCTGACAACCTTCGCCGAGAATCCCGAGCCCACCCGCTCGGACTGCCACGCCTGGAGTGCCTCGCCGAATTATGAGTTTCTGTCGACGGTCTGCGGCATCAATCCGGGTTCGCCGGGCTTCAAGTCGGTGCTCATCACGCCGTATCTGGGCAGTCTGCAATTCGCGGAAGGCTCCATGCCGCACCCGGCGGGGACCATCGCCGTACGCTTCGAGAAAGCACCGACGGGCGCCCTCCGCGGCGTGGTGACCCTGCCCGGCGCCCTGACCGGAACCCTGAAATGGAACGGAAAATCCGTGGCGCTGAAGCCGGGGCGGCAGGAAATTACGCTGTAA
- a CDS encoding IMPACT family protein: MLFDDTYRTIDGPVTGEFRDRGSKFLAFAYPIRTEEDAKIHLQTLRGEHPRANHHCFAWRLGLDRNHYRISDDGEPSGTAGRPILNTLYSREITNVLVVVVRYFGGTLLGVPGLINAYKLATVEALENAVIVSKTVNESYRIDVGFERLNDVMRLIKEQQLTVLNQSFESECRIDIELRRTLVNAVIGRLEKMEGVRVTFLG; this comes from the coding sequence ATGCTTTTTGACGATACGTACCGAACCATCGACGGCCCCGTAACGGGCGAATTTCGCGACCGCGGGAGCAAGTTCCTGGCCTTTGCTTATCCCATCCGCACGGAAGAAGACGCCAAAATCCACCTCCAGACGCTTCGCGGCGAACATCCCAGGGCAAACCACCATTGCTTCGCCTGGCGGCTCGGGCTGGACAGAAACCACTACCGCATCAGCGACGACGGCGAGCCCAGCGGTACGGCCGGAAGACCCATTCTGAACACGCTGTATTCCAGAGAAATCACGAATGTACTGGTGGTGGTGGTCCGGTATTTCGGCGGCACGCTGCTCGGGGTTCCGGGGCTGATTAATGCCTACAAACTGGCAACGGTGGAAGCCCTGGAGAACGCGGTAATCGTCTCGAAAACCGTCAACGAAAGCTACCGGATCGACGTTGGGTTCGAGCGGCTCAACGATGTAATGCGGCTGATTAAAGAACAGCAGCTTACCGTGCTGAACCAGTCGTTCGAATCCGAATGCCGCATCGATATTGAACTCCGCCGGACGCTGGTGAACGCCGTAATTGGCCGTCTGGAAAAGATGGAAGGCGTCCGGGTGACGTTTCTGGGCTGA
- a CDS encoding DUF1206 domain-containing protein has product MLASSKETIEKSKRVVELLARWSYVIKGLLFLFVSVLAWNFALQLGGPHPNRRQVLESWNDTLTGRFLLGFTALFLTGHLLWRLLEAWNDPYEKGRSPGGLIYRLTYLISAISYGALAWTALQLLLHREAGPEHSKKIWIADQIETPGGRWLVGGIGAIMLLWGLVQGYKGLTGAVVKAMDEGQLPPLGKAVGTVCSFGGFLALSVLLSVSGISLIQAAVTRHSEQVKGMNDVIQAISYLPFGHLLVMAEAAGLALFGLFMLLMARYFPFRAA; this is encoded by the coding sequence ATGCTGGCGTCTTCAAAGGAGACAATTGAGAAAAGTAAACGGGTTGTTGAACTGCTGGCGCGCTGGAGCTACGTCATCAAGGGCCTTTTGTTTCTGTTTGTATCGGTGCTTGCCTGGAATTTTGCCCTCCAGCTCGGCGGGCCTCACCCCAACCGCCGTCAGGTGCTCGAAAGCTGGAACGATACCCTGACCGGGCGCTTTCTGCTGGGTTTCACCGCCCTTTTTCTGACCGGCCACCTGCTCTGGCGGCTGCTGGAAGCCTGGAATGACCCTTACGAAAAAGGCCGTAGTCCGGGCGGACTCATCTACCGCCTGACTTACCTGATCAGCGCCATTTCGTACGGCGCGCTGGCCTGGACAGCCTTGCAGTTGCTGCTGCATCGGGAGGCCGGACCGGAGCACAGCAAAAAAATCTGGATTGCCGACCAGATCGAAACGCCGGGCGGGCGCTGGCTGGTGGGCGGAATCGGGGCCATTATGCTGCTTTGGGGCCTCGTTCAGGGGTACAAAGGCCTCACCGGCGCCGTCGTCAAAGCGATGGACGAAGGGCAGCTGCCGCCGCTGGGCAAAGCGGTAGGCACCGTTTGCAGTTTTGGCGGTTTTCTGGCCCTGTCGGTGCTGCTGAGTGTGTCGGGAATTTCGCTGATTCAGGCCGCTGTCACCCGACATTCCGAGCAGGTAAAAGGCATGAACGACGTCATTCAGGCGATTTCCTACCTGCCGTTCGGCCACCTGCTGGTGATGGCCGAAGCGGCGGGGCTGGCCCTTTTTGGCCTTTTTATGTTACTGATGGCCCGGTACTTTCCTT